In Grus americana isolate bGruAme1 unplaced genomic scaffold, bGruAme1.mat H_12, whole genome shotgun sequence, the genomic window TCCTCCAAAATGCTTCCAAACTCCTTGGAAGCCCACTGGAGAGGAGCAGCATCCCAGCACTGGCTTGTTTCTATCTCAAGCAGGCATTGTACTTCTCCTGTAAGAGCAAAGCTGTGCCCACCCAGAGGATGCTGTGTGCCATCTTGTCCAGGATGTACCTCCAGCACGGCATGTTGGATGGGGCAGTTTGTTATGCAGCCACAGCTGTAACCCTCAGCAGACTGATGGGTGAGGAGGAAGCTTTTGAGTCCTCCCTCTCTTTGGGGTGGATGTATCTCCTGAACAGCCAGCCGGGCCCAGCTGCAGACATCATGTGGCAGCTCTTGTGCTCTCTGCGTGGGACGGACAGCGTGACTCAGGGGGGAGCCGTGCACAATCTGCTGGCCATTGCCCTCAAAGGAGAAGGGCAGGTGCAAAAGGCTGCAGAGAACTACCTCCGGGCCCTGCACAAAGCCAAGGAGACCGGGAACAAGAGGAACCAGGCTATTGCCCTGGCTAACCTGGGGCAGCTGAGCCTCTCGCGTGGGGCGAGCCAGCTGTCTGAGCTCTACCTGCTCCAGTCGGCTCAGCTCTATGCTGAGCTCCAGGGCAGTGAAGACCTGGAGATGGACTTggtgtgggtgctgctgtggcTAGCACAGGCCATGGTGAATAGGCAGAGGATGGAAGATGGCAAACTCTGTTATGAACTGGCGTTGGGTTTTGCCCTGAAGTGGCATAACGTGAGGAGTGAGTACAGCTTTGCTGGCGGGAACCAGGGCAGCACCTCTGCACAGCACCCTGTCAGGTTCCTAACGCAGCCCTCTGACCtgtccttttcccttccctgtatCATGCAGGTCAGCTTCACATCACTGAGTCTCTCTGCCATTTCTACAGCAAAGTGTCCCCCAATCTCCAGGCCTGCATCACCTACCATGAGCACTGGGTATCACTGGCACAACAGCTCCAGGACAGAGAGATGGAAGGCAACGTCTGGCAGACCCTCAGCCAGCTCTACCAGGCTTTGGGCACATCCGAGTAAGTCCTGGCTGTGGCTGTTTGTTAGATGCTTTTAAAGTGGGGCCCCTGCTCACCCAAAGCAAGAGCAGTGGCTTTCCTGGGTTGTCCCAGGAGAGAGGTGGGGAAGGTGTGTGGTAGCTCTAGCTGCCCCGCAGGCAGGCTGATGGTTAATGCGCTGCTGAGATTTGTGAGCTGTCGCCGTGCGGTGAAGAGGGGAGCAGTTCAATGTCAACCAGAGCACCGTGACAGCTGGGCAAATGCTGGGCTGTTAGCTGGGACGGAACTGGGGTCTGGCCAGTTTTCCCGAGAGACATCCAGCCTTGATCAGAGGGGACCCAGTGACAGGGAATTCATCACTTCCTTTGGAGGTTTATTCCAGTGATTAATCACCATTCACCAGTAAAAATAGGTTCCTTATCTGTTATTTGAATAAGTCTGGCTTCAGCCTCCAGCCGCTGAGTCTGCCCTTCCTATCTCTGCTGTAATATTTTCCCCAGGGAGGTACTTAAGACCCAGTATCAGCTCACCTTTCAATCTCCCGCTTGACACATGCAGGTGACTGATTAGATtaggtgggagaggagagaaagagaccTGGACAGGCCACAGGCTTTCTTCAAGTCTTTGAAGGCAAACGTGGCAAATAGTGGAGAGCTAGCTCCCATGCCCCAGAAGGACAAATAGGCAGGGGCTGTCATTAACTTGGATGTTAACCTTCCCATGCTAGGTCACAGTGAGTTCAGAGGGAAGGAATTTAGGAAGCAGACGCTTGTCATATGAACAGTGCTATTTAAGATCACAAAGCACCCCATTCCCTGGACTCCaagggcagctgcagcccagtTGCCAGCAGACGAGacaccaagcaaacaaacatgcCCTGGGCACTGCCCAGCGCTCCCTTCGCCACAGCTGCCTTTTGCAGGCAGTGTGTCCAACCTGCTGGCTTGTCCCTTTGTCCTCTAGTGACCAGGGGCTTGAAGAGGGGCTATAATGTCTTGTAAATGTGGCCACAGATCTGCTTCTTTGGCTGCACCGAGGCACAAACAATAGGCAGAGGTGTGGTTTTGGGTGCCACATGCTGTCTGGGGTGCCACATGCTGTGTGGGGTGCAAGTATGGAGACTTCCACGATTTCACCAGGTCACATTGCTCAGAGCTGTGGCTGTCCATTTGTCTCTAATCTTTGGTAACTGTAGGAGGAGAAGACAGGATTGCCAGTGGGGAGGTGTTGCGGTAGCTTTGCAGCTGATTGCTGGGGCTGTCCTGTGATTTCTCTGTAATGGCTTTTTGCTTGTTACCATCAAAGGGCTTTGAGACAGTCCCTGGACTGCACCAAACAGAGTCTAAGGATCTTCATTGACCTTGAGGAGACTGTGAAAGCAGCAGaggcctggctgcaggcaggaaggctctactATCTTATGCAGGAAGATGAATTGGTGGAAATGTACTTTCAGGTATGGAAGAGGTGGCTGGAGCAGTCTTATTCTCACCCTGGCCAGCTGCATTCGCATCACAGCTATGTGACTTGGTAGGAGCCTTGTGGTGCTGGAGGATCTGGAAGAGAAAGTTCTTACAAGCAGTGTAAAcctgctgctggaaggaggagCTGTTGCCTTACACTCATGCACTATCTGGCACTAAATTACCTATCTTTCCTTCCATACACTGGGTTTAGAGGATTCTTGGGTGAAAGTAAGTGAATTTATTGAGTAAGAAAGTGATGTAGTAGTGCCAAAAGAAGCTGGAGGTGCCAGGTGACCAGATCCCATTGAAGTACACATAGATAAGGGGTAAGGTGCTGGGGAATTGCTTGGAGACTTCTTAGAGTAGAAGACTACTGGCTTCTTTCCATCTCTAGCATTACTTTATCAGCTGAGCTGCAAAGAGGAAGAGCAACTCATAAAATCTTAAAGCCCTCTCATTCAGGGAGCAGCTTCTATTAAAAGATGGGAAATTCTTTCACATGCCCAGAGTAAGCAGAGCAGAAGGCTGGGTGGGTCTGCTGGACTATCCAGCAAAGCCTGGACACGTGTAGAGGACGTTTTGAGTCCTcactctgttaccccagaagTACTTCTGAActgggtgggggtgggtgaCTGAGGAACACGGTGGTGGGAACAAGGAGAGAAGCCTTTCCCATCAGTCACAGCAGCCTGCCCCTAAATCGGAGTGGTAAAGGCAGGGAGTTACTGATACTGGGTGGCTGTTCAGTGACCTTGGTGAAATGAATAGGCGGCTTTGGCATCAGACTGTTTCCTACTGTTCACAAGGGAGATCTGAGGCCATAACAAAGAGCCATCATTGCCTCCCTGGCTCGTGGTttcagcagggaggcaggggctAAAGGAGGGGTGACTTCCCATTAGGAAGGGCCAGCCGATGCCAGATCTCAGCAGGGCATGTCTGAGTCCCTGAGGGGCCCCTTCCCAGGCAAGGTCACTGGCAATGATAAATTGTCATGGTGTAAGGAACAACATGTTCTGGCTGGAAGGTGGCACCAGGGCCAAGCGCATAATTGGCACAAATAACTCTTCTTCCCAGAAGTTAGCATACCTGCCCTCCCTCCTGTTGGCTCTGCCCTTTCTCTGTGTAAGCTGTCCATTCCCCTCGTCAATCTTCACATTGGCTCCATCACACCAATGACAgaccagctgctggctgcactgTCCTGACTCTAAATCTTGATGCTATTGGATATCCCAGCTGATCGATTTGTCGCACTGACCCTGCACAGGGACGGGTTATCTGGCTCCATCCTTACGCACATCACTTGCAAATGCAGCACAACAGTCCCACATACCTGCTGGCCAACCTGTCTCCATGCTCTTTGCAACACCGGGGCTCACGTTGATGATGACTTGGTTTTATGTAATCACACCAATGTCTCTGTGCAAATGTCTCTTTCTAAGTCTCACTCCAGTTCCTTTTCCTTCTAGGCAGCCATTCAGACTGCTCTGAAATCCGAGAACTTCTCCTTGGCCATGGATCTTTATGAAAAAGCAGGTGATACCTTTTTTAATGGCAGCCGAAACAGAGATCAAGCGGTGGAGTTTTATAGGGTACTGATTCCTCCAAGCATTTCTGTTCTTGTGTCCTTAATCCAGTCTTGTGACCCCAtcccagggctggctgcagcactgcatGGCCAGGCTGGAGGGATGGAAGTTGGAGAGAGATGGGGTCGTTCTGAATGTGCCAGAGCGCGACCATTGCTGCAGGGGGGAAGCCTGGAGCACAGACATATTTTGCAATGGCCACAGCTCACCCCAGAGGTCATTTGGGAGGTGGGAACAGGGTCTTTACATTACAAATCCTAGTACTGTTAGGTATGAGGAGGTCACTCCTGGGGACATGCTCAGAGTCAGAAATTCGGGCACCTAAGAAAGGGCAGAGACATGAGGCTCAGGTTTTGAGAACCACACTCGGGGATATGAAACTCATTTTCAAGGGAAAGAAGGGGCTAGAACCTGAACCTGCAGCACTCAACCACCCCATCGTCTGCCTGTCATGCTAAGTGCTTGGTCCATGTCCTGCTGCTCTATCACCCCTCTGTGGGCAGTGCTGTACTGATACTTCCAGGAACAGCCTGGACTCTGTTCTCTCTCCTCAGGGAGGTGCTGTCCCCTTGGCCAGGAAACTAAAGGCCACTAAGACAGAGCTACGACTGTTCAAtaagctggcagagctgcagatcGGACTGCAGGGCTACGAGAAGGCACTGGAGTTCGCCACGCTGGCAGCCAGGCTGAGCATCAGGGTCGGTGAGTGATGCACACCCGCAGGGCACAGGGAGTTTCTGGCTCCTGCGGATGGGGTTGCCTTTCTGGATGAGAACAGTGTGCATGCGAAAGGGGGATCTCCTGCTTTTGTAAGACTGCTGGGCCTATTCTTATCCTAAGCGATAACAACTTTTTAAGGCCACTTCCCTTTTTAAGCTGCATGACAGCTGCATGGGAGTGCTCTGCTGGTGATGGGACCGGCTGAGTGGAGGGTTGGTGCTACACTGGAGCACAGGAAGTCTGATGAAGGCACAGGACTGaacagttcctctctgccctggcTCTTCTGATAAACTCATCCCTTCCAATTACAGAAATAGTTTGAATGTGCAAAACGCCAGCATAAATATCTGAGATGGAACCAGTCTTGCTGTAGCCCTTTCCAGCACCCAAGAAATCCCCTGGTTGAATGATATAGTCCCTGGGCAATCTGTCCAGCTTTGGTATCAGCAACCCTGCCCATGGCTCTGTTTTCTCTGAACCATCTTCAAACCCAGTGTCTCCTTATGAAGATAGGCATGCACCCAGGCTGTTGAGCAAATGCCTCCCCAAGCAGCTCAGCACGCCGGGCTGGGGATGTATTGCGAGCGCACTGCAGGCTGACTGTACCAGCAACTCTTTTCCAGGAGATCAATTGCAAGAGCTGGTTGCATTCCACCGCCTGGCTACAGTCTACTATTTTCTGCATATGTATGAGATGGCAGAAGATTGCTACCTGAAGACGCTTGCCTTGCACCCCCCCTTGCTGCAGTGCTCTGGAGAGGCCCTGTACTACTGCAAGGCGTATTGCCACCTTGGCAACCTGACCCTGCACAAACTGAAGGTAGGAAACCTTTCCATGATGCTGTTTTGAGCACTCGGGTTTTGACGGAGAGCTGGAGGTGGAGTGTCACatctgctggcagagcagccacgCATGTAGATGGCTGCATCCCGTAACTCTCCATCCTATCTACAGTTTTAGAATAAATGCACACAATGCTGGCACAACCGGGttttgaagggggaaaggcaATTTGGAAAGAAGTGCTGGCACTTAGCTGTGACTATATAGAGCCCATTTCAATGAAGTCAGGTGTCACTGGGTTCTGCCTGGAACCACcgggctctgctccagctcccttATACCCTGTGACCTTCAATTAAACCACTTCCTAATGCCTGCCCTGTCCTTTACGGTTAGGATGAACAGGATGCAGCAGCCTACTTCCTCCTGGCCCTCGCCGCAGCAACCGAGCTGGAAGACCAGGAGCTGCAAGGCCTCATTCGCGCCAAGCTGGGTGACATCTCCGGTGCCTCGCGGGGACCTGAGGGCACGCCGGGCTGTGCCACATACCGGCCCAGGTGGCTGAGTGAAGGCGGCCATGTCGTCTGACTGACCCGCCACCCCGGGGACTCCAGTGTGAGCCATCAAGCCACTGGCACGGTCCATGTGCTCTCCAGAACAACCGGCCCATGAGAGGTCCTGCGCCGCACCATAGGGAGCTGGCAGCGTTTGGTTGTCTTGTCCTCGGCAGGCAAGGGACCGAGTACTTGGGACCCTGCCCTCATTTtttgggagcagggctgtgcaccACAGCCCAGGAGGCACATCGAGGCTGGGCATCTGGGCAGGATGAGCCCCTGGCAGCGGTGGTGGAGcatgcagcagggctgagcaaGCGATGGTGTTTCGGGAGTGCGGCTGCCCTGcctgggacagggacaggagaGTGCTGCCATGTGCCCACCTGtgccccccagctgccccacaCACCTCAAGTCCCATGGGGCAGCTCAGCCCGACCGAAATGTGTTTTAACTTGAATAGCAACTGCTTTATTTATTCCTATCTGGTTTCTGTCCTGTCTGCTCTGCGGAGGCCTGTGACCCATacctctgcagagcctggggCCTCTTGGGGATAAAGCACCACCAAAGCTTTTGGCAGAAttagggaaaagagaagaaatggaagGGGCTGGTCAAGCCTCACCTGTGGACGAGCCCTGTATGCAGGTGGGAGGCTGCTCGAGGGGGAGGCAGAGCCCACcctcaccccagccctgccgtgCAGCCTCAGCTCTGGCACTGGAGCAGCCGGGGTGGCCTCTTCTGCCCCACAGCCCATGTGTGCTTTCAGCATCTAAAGCGTGTGCACGCTACGGGTCCTGCACGGGAAAAGCGCTGTCAGTCCTCACCTGGCCCAGGCTTTGCAGCCCGGCACCCTCCCCAAACTCTCCTCTTCAGGCTGCAGAGCCCCGCAGGACACaggagcactggggagcagACAGCAAGGCTGGGCGCACCGGCCTGCGCTGTGGCACACATCCAGCCCTGTGGGCAGGGGTGctgatggggtgctgggggacttttggcaggcagaggcagctgcattGCCTTTGCATGGGCCATTGGCAGCCCAGGGAGAAGTCGGTCGCCTGGCAAGCAACAAGCTGCCTTCGAGTGCCCTGAGCTACACGGCTGGAGGACAAGCAAAAACTCCTCTGTGGAGTgagcagggggagagggaggccCCAGCACCAGGAGCAGCACGCAGCTCTCCACAGTCTGTCTCACCACCAGAGAGCAATAAATGCCCACGTTTGCAGCCTCACGCGGGCGAGTGCTGCTTCCCGGCTGATCCCAACCTCGGTGTTCAGTTTGGACCGGTGCAGAGTGAAGAATGATCAGGTTTTCCAGCTCATATCTTTGCTCTGACAATCAGTGGCCAGACACCCAGCTGGAGCTTCGCAGGGAGACCCTGTTCCAAGTCCTTCCACCTCCCTGACGCGCTCCACTGCTTGGAAATGGTAAATGCAGAACATTTATTTCCTCGCTGCTCTTTGCAAATGCTGagtttgttttccccttctaaTCCCTGCGAGGCATCCATCATCAGTGCAATGAATAGTTTACTGCTTGTTTACCGAGCATTCCCGCAATGCCATTAGGGGAGCCTCAGCCCTGAGCTCAGAGGAGGTAAGTCTTCATCCCGTTTGAAATACAGCAAGCTTGGGGGAGAGCCAGTCCCCAGAACCTTCCTGCCTCACTCCACCGGGCTGCCTGTTCTCAGTTCAGGTAGCTGGTGCTCACCGTGCTAGGGCAGGATCTTCTCAGCAGTTTTTCAGGtcagttctgctttttcttttcatacacAGTGAAAAGCATATTCTTACATCTTTGTAGCAGGAGGCAGGTCAATGACTGGACATCAGGCTATCGAGGGAAGCTTTGATGGCTCTGGAAGACCTGAGGGTCCACGTGGTGCAGAAGTGCCCTGCCCCGGCACCAAGATCTCCGCTCATCTCTCCTGCCACCCCCAGCACCTCACTTAGGGATGGTGCCCAGCCCCGCAGTCGcttgcctgcagcagctgctgcacccAGACTGTCTGGTCCTCAGCAGTGCCGTTTGGGTCCCTGAGATGAAGCTGAGGCCACCATaaggcagctgcccaggcaTCCCAGCAGGGCTTTTGTTCCAGTGGGTGTAGCggctggtgctgtgctgctggccgGGCTCTGCACTTGGAGCTGGGGTGCGGGTGGCTGTGTCTTTCTCTGTGGCAGAGCCCCCAGACCCACACTGGTGGCCGGTGGCTGTTGCAGTTCTTGTCAAAGTTAATCCCGGTGGAGGATGAATCATGCAGAGAGCATCCCCGCTAAAATATCCCTTCCAGAGCCAAACCCGATGCTGTTCTGCATAGCaccaatgagaaaaaaatgggcTTTGTTTAAACATAGAGGGTCAGTGTGTCAGCTGGTCTAAATCAGCTAAGCTCCATGAAGTCAAACAGAGATGTTCTGATTTGCAGGGACTGTGGATCGGGCCCATGGTTTTTAACCAAATGTGTCCTCTTTAAATCACAGCAAACAAATTTGTGgtgcctggggaaaaaaaaaaagagagacttgCTGCTTGGGAAGTTCCATAAAACGtcatttcccctctcccttgtcTGCCCACCCACTCCCACACACTGTGACAAAGCTGGGCTGTTTTCCTAGTTGGATGAGAGGTCAGGGTGGTCGGGGCTAATTAAGCTCTGTAATAATACTTGGAAATAAAGCGAAACTTAGAGCAGTCAGTCATGCATACCAGCTCCTGGGCCTGCGCCGGAGGGAGGGTGAGGATACCACATCCTTCCAGCTGCCAGCGCAGTTTTGTGGGTGGAAAAACATGCTTCGGGGACTTTGTGCCAGAAGAGGTCACCAGGTGATGGCTCAGGTCCTGGGTTAGCCAGGCTGGGGGTTATCGTCCTCCACCCCTTCCTGGGTGGGGGGGATATTGTCCATCATTCCCAGGGCATGCTGACTGGGAGCTGCCTGTCTTTTAAACACAGCAGGGAGCACCCGTGTGTGTAGGtagggagggagcacagggaccATGTAAGCAGTATGCGCCCCAAGGTGCTGCAGGGTGCAGAGCCTGGCCAGAGCTGTGATGTTGCTCTAAGAGGAGGTTGGAAGAGCAGAACTGTAGAAACACAGGAGGTATTTATCCTGCGGTAGGCATTGGCCACCAGCGTCCAGCCCTCCTTCGCCAGCACTAATGTCAGCCCAAACAGACGGAGAAAGAAataggggaaagggaaaggatggATCAAGTCTCCTCTTACGTCAGGTGTCGTTGTCTTGCTGTGGCTTATGACTTATTTCTGAGCCACATGTGACTGTCTGCTCCATGCCCAGTCCCAggagttttccttccttcagtcCTCAGCCAGCTGAGCTGGAAATAGCACCGACAGGGACCACATGCAGCAGCACGTGCCTTCACACGGCTGCTAAAAGCAGCACCTTCCTTTCCAGCACTTCCAAAGGGTGAAGGGTGCTGCAGGAAGCTCCTTGCTTTGGCTTCGCTGCTTCTGCGTGCCAGTGTCTGGACCTGGTGCCGACCTGTCTCCCTCCAATCTTTGACCAGTGCAACCCTCTGGGCACCAGCGCTACCAGTCCTGGCGTAAGCCCACCTAAGAGCCAACGCTGGCACTCTGACCCCATTTCTGTCTAATGCCTCAGGGGGCCATGTAAGGCCTGGAATAAAGAGGGACTGTATTTCTTTAACACATGCTCATTCTTAGACAGTGGAAATACCACGATAAGAATAATTCTTGGATCATCTTAGCTCCGGTGTGAGCATCCCGAGGCATTAGGAAGAAGGAAGCACTGATAACTGTAAATACAGATACGGACAGAAGTGTAGAGAGAGCTACATTTATTTGGATTTACATAGAAACTACTCTTTCCTGCAGAAATATAACAcccaacaataataataataatcagcAGACATCTTTCATCATTCCTTCACTGTACGGTGCTGCAAATCTTCACTGAGCCCATGCTGGATGGAGAGACCTTCCTACTCCCATCTGTACCATACAGCTCCGACCCAGCCTTTTTCCACTCCATGTTTCAGATCCCATGGGTTAAATGACGGATAGAAACCCTCTCTGAGTACTGTCAAAGCCTGGCAGTTGGGCAGGGAAGCCACATGCTGCTTGGGAGGGAAGTTTGAATTTTGGTGGTGTGCCGTGCGGATCCAGGGTGTGGGTGGGAGTCTCCTCTCGCATCCCAAGAACCCAAACCTGGGCCTCCCCTTAACCAGAGTAATcaaccacagctgctgctgcacccctGCTAAAAGCACGCCGCGGCTGTGCAGAGCCGTTCTGGAGCTCAGTGCCCAGGTTTTGTAGCTGGTGCCCTAGGATGTCACATCATTTATCCATCTTCATCGACCTTGGACTTCGGCAGAGGCTGGCCTCCAGCACAGCCTGCCTCTGCTGGGGGCTTCATCAGTGATGTGGAGGAGCAGAGTCTGAGGCAGAGGTAAACCTGAGCTCATCTTATCTCAGAGGTGGCTGGTCCTCTCCAGCCAGCTTCTTCCTGTGTTGCTTGGATCAGTAATGAGAAGTTGATAAACACCAGCTGTTCTGCTAAGCAGAGGTGGGTGAAGTATGTAAACTGGgcaatttagattaaaaatcatttattttcacagcaacCTGGGTTTTTGTTCAGTGATAATTGGGATCATAAATATGTATGCCAGGAGGTGTACTGGAGGTTGATGCTGGGAGGCTGAGCAACAGCCAAGAGTCACTCACTGTAACTGCGTGTGCTTAAATAAACCTTCCCTTCCCCGCACTGCGGTAAGGTGggcagcagcgctgcagccTGTCTGCATGTGCTGAGATGGGGGCCGACGTCTGCACTGCTGGCGTCCCTGCCCCGGGAACTTGCTATGTccctgggggagggaagaagcaaaaccaaaaagagaggaaggacGGGGCAGCTGGAAGTGGCTGATGACTGTGGACAGGGAATAGTGAGGCCAGATGTAAAAATGAGACGAAATGCTTCTTGTGCTGAGATGAAATACTTCTTGTGCTGAGATGGCATCAGGCATGGGTCAGCCCTGGAGATGTCATCTCTGCTGTCACTGGCTGCAGGGCACCCAGATGTCACCAGGACTTACCAGCACTGATCTCCAGAGTCACTTTCTGCTCTCATGGATAGTTTGCGTTCAGCAGGACTGATGGGAGACCACTGCTGGATGCTGCGCTGGGCTTTGCCAGGGAAAACATCTCTCTGGGACTGGAGAGGGCAGAGAGAGTGAACTGGTAAACATGGTGCAGAAAGCATTATCCCTTCCAAGCGTACAGCTGGTAAAAATCATGTGAGCTACTGACAGGCACACATGGAAGGGCAACTGGCTCTCCTGGGTACCAGTTGATGGGCAAAGAGCCCCATGTTCCTGTCttgtcccagctctgcagacaaACACGATGGTGCCAGGGTGCACGAAGGGTCCCAGCTAAGCTGCTTGTAGCTCCTCAGCTCCTGCATGCTGTCCCAACAGCTACAGCTCCTCTGAGAGGGAAACACAGGCAGGAAACCTGGCAGCAAGAGGCTCCCCTCACCACTGCACTGGAGACAAGTGTAGGAAATAGCGCAAGTGCCAACAATTCCTGTCACACtacaggagaggggaaaaaataaaaaagactctGTATTTGGCTGCCATGAAGGCTGTTGGGATACATTCCAGGAATCGGGATGAATACAAAGAAATGAGCCCCTGAGCACCAGACGGTTTttgagaaaggaagaataaattcTTACATAACCAAATTCCCTTTGTGCACTGCTTATGGGgcagttgttttattttgctattttgtttgtttttttttttctttcttttgcaccTGCTCTGACAGTGGCATTGGGGCCACACAAGAATGCATAATCATATATCGGTGTGTAGGGAGCAACAGCCGCAGCATTTATGTCTTGACTCTAAGGATTAATTCTGTCTGGGACACCTTCAGTTCTTTGCAGCTGGTTTTTGAACTGCAGCATTACTGTTTCTTACCACTGTCCAAGATTTAAGCCATGCTTGATCCCAAAGTATTAGTACAATATtaatcaggttaaaaaaaaccccttgcttCCGTGCTTTGGGAAGGATTTGCAGAAGTTCCTGTATGACTGCAGTGCATCAGGCTTGCGTTCTTCTGAAGTCTCTCCCAGACTTCCCTAACCCATCAGCTGGGCTTTCCCTTGTCCATTCATGACTTGACAGAAGAATAAACTGCATGCTCTGGCGATGGCTACGCTTGGGGCAGACTACGCAGGAGCACTGCTGAGGTGCAGGGCACCTGCAAGGATGCTGTGTATCCCTGGGCAGCCAAACTCGGCAGGAGTGTCATTGCCTTCTCAGTAATTTCTCTGTCCTCTGT contains:
- the LOC129200228 gene encoding SH3 domain and tetratricopeptide repeat-containing protein 2-like isoform X3 — its product is MEDTEIRVTVDEDRLATIYMGLLLQEGNFFSRAVPGVWQPEQAGGEGLQLCKNELIHVRNVGEESKWEGMSLLTGQRGLVPLTALEPIPRPFYQWFLKNYAVSFGISQEISGTTSQPIVKGRCTATEDHRAAAWDELSFSKGDSIEVIGFLIPGCPWFVGKSLSSGSIGFVPTRYINPETCEPLGKGLVFLSEEEKSPLLRIPCNGGEQHFTTLLGDLARTDITSVYRLDGFEPTAMFPKVPSEAVLRGCKDIQLLQSWEEINGLATTSTSELSSPGSESAPAALEDILLEKLDDFDDPKFFIDLNAGHMEDADVFDPILTFLNQDSYVPSFQSLYDLSFSFLNSTFYGFSDEDELVLYLETSRNWAKRTHSVWAHVRLCFLLGKLCIKKVKFSQARVYFEEAMSIMDRGFGDLPLLAALHVNLASIYLKQNMKHKFSSLLGKTVALLVCLPGRSFSSENELEVMLYVLREAIAVVNAPLEARVCFLIVKLFLQLGKNDEVLPFTEHLQCLTTTLLSPDASSVSLDATPILSYLYDKKYLPNIALASARLFVPSGVKGAPTPIWRAGFILQNASKLLGSPLERSSIPALACFYLKQALYFSCKSKAVPTQRMLCAILSRMYLQHGMLDGAVCYAATAVTLSRLMGEEEAFESSLSLGWMYLLNSQPGPAADIMWQLLCSLRGTDSVTQGGAVHNLLAIALKGEGQVQKAAENYLRALHKAKETGNKRNQAIALANLGQLSLSRGASQLSELYLLQSAQLYAELQGSEDLEMDLVWVLLWLAQAMVNRQRMEDGKLCYELALGFALKWHNVRSQLHITESLCHFYSKVSPNLQACITYHEHWVSLAQQLQDREMEGNVWQTLSQLYQALGTSEALRQSLDCTKQSLRIFIDLEETVKAAEAWLQAGRLYYLMQEDELVEMYFQAAIQTALKSENFSLAMDLYEKAGDTFFNGSRNRDQAVEFYRGGAVPLARKLKATKTELRLFNKLAELQIGLQGYEKALEFATLAARLSIRVGDQLQELVAFHRLATVYYFLHMYEMAEDCYLKTLALHPPLLQCSGEALYYCKAYCHLGNLTLHKLKDEQDAAAYFLLALAAATELEDQELQGLIRAKLGDISGASRGPEGTPGCATYRPRWLSEGGHVV